The following proteins are co-located in the Solanum pennellii chromosome 1, SPENNV200 genome:
- the LOC107032066 gene encoding COBRA-like protein 6 → MYKSPLNLFIYLFSKNNQRSMANFGLILVLDLLFLIYPVVYGYDPMDPMGNITIRWDVTTSTENDHHIRVSIFNYQLFRHIEQPGWKLSWDWHGKEVIWQMWGAETTEQGDCSAIKGDTLPHCCLKEPVILDLLPGAPYNKQVANCCKGGVLTSLTQDPEKYVSSFEMSIASASNDGSGPRMPENFTLGIPGYTCGVAVKVPPTKFHEDQGRRQTQAVATWDVICSYSQFRASSSPACCVSLSAFYSESIVPCSVCSCGCQGQRGASQCVKRGEVPPVLQLGHNKLPTPILECTRHMCPIQVHWHVKQSYREYWRVKMTIRNLNLVRNYSQWNLVVLHPNLRSITQVFSFDYKPLDQYGDINDTGMFYGIKYYNDMLLQAGRSGVVQSELLLHKDAGIFTFNEGWMFPRKISFNGYECVLPSPDKYPMLPNISQFLAPSILIIIVFSFCLILTIF, encoded by the exons ATGTATAAATCACCactgaatttatttatttatttattttcaaaaaataatcaaagatCAATGGCTAATTTTGGTCTAATCTTAGTGTTAGACCTCCTATTTCTTATTTATCCAGTTGTTT ATGGCTATGATCCAATGGACCCAATGGGTAATATCACTATCAGATGGGATGTGACTACTAGCACTGAGAATGATCATCAC ATTAGAGTTTCCATCTTCAACTATCAACTTTTCCGCCACATAGAGCAACCAGGTTGGAAGTTGAGCTGGGATTGGCATGGTAAGGAAGTAATATGGCAAATGTGGGGTGCTGAAACTACAGAACAAGGTGATTGTTCTGCAATCAAAGGAGACACCCTGCCACATTGTTGTCTGAAAGAGCCTGTGATTCTTGATCTCCTTCCTGGAGCTCCGTACAATAAGCAGGTCGCAAATTGCTGCAAGGGAGGAGTGTTGACATCCTTGACTCAGGACCCTGAAAAATATGTGTCTTCTTTTGAGATGAGCATTGCAAGTGCATCAAATGATGGATCCGGGCCTCGTATGCCTGAAAACTTCACACTTGGGATTCCTGGATATACGTGTGGTGTTGCCGTGAAAGTCCCTCCAACCAAGTTCCATGAGGATCAAGGACGGCGACAGACTCAAGCAGTTG CTACGTGGGACGTGATTTGTTCTTACTCCCAGTTTAGAGCATCATCTTCTCCAGCATGTTGTGTTTCCTTGTCTGCTTTCTACAGCGAATCAATTGTGCCCTGCTCCGTATGCAGTTGTGGTTGTCAGGGACAGCGCGGTGCATCTCAATGTGTGAA GCGCGGTGAGGTGCCACCAGTTTTACAACTAGGCCATAACAAACTGCCAACGCCAATACTAGAGTGTACACGTCACATGTGCCCAATTCAGGTGCATTGGCATGTAAAGCAGAGTTATAGAGAATATTGGAGGGTGAAGATGACTATTAGAAACTTAAACCTAGTTAGAAACTACAGCCAGTGGAACTTGGTGGTCCTGCACCCAAATTTGAGAAGCATAACGCAGGTTTTCAGCTTCGACTACAAGCCCCTTGATCAGTATGGTGATATAA ACGACACAGGGATGTTTTATGGGATTAAGTATTACAATGACATGTTGCTACAAGCAGGAAGGAGTGGGGTTGTGCAAAGTGAGTTGTTACTGCATAAAGATGCAGGGATTTTCACATTTAATGAAGGATGGATGTTTCCAAGAAAGATTTCATTCAATGGTTATGAGTGTGTTTTGCCTTCACCTGATAAATATCCAATGCTTCCAAATATTAGTCAATTTTTGGCTCCCTCAATACTAATCATCATTGTTTTCTCCTTTTGTTTGATATTAACAATATTTTAA
- the LOC107025842 gene encoding agamous-like MADS-box protein AGL75 has product MALQTMADEDQSKKGEDDQRKKKTNKSKSYQVRKECIKRKSMELATLCDIKVCTVITGPNGELQTWPDNLNACKEVLDIYSQNLKPEKKHKQEDKDLPTLVESKLAAVNRRICFLENKNVAD; this is encoded by the coding sequence ATGGCTCTACAAACTATGGCAGACGAAGACCAAAGCAAGAAGGGAGAAGATGatcaaaggaagaagaaaacaaacaaaTCCAAATCTTATCAAGTGAGGAAAGAATGCATAAAGAGGAAATCAATGGAGCTTGCAACTCTCTGTGATATCAAGGTTTGTACGGTTATTACTGGTCCTAATGGGGAATTGCAAACTTGGCCTGACAATTTGAATGCCTGTAAGGAAGTTCTTGATATCTACTCTCAAAATTTGAAACCCGAAAAGAAGCACAAGCAAGAAGACAAAGATCTCCCGACGCTAGTTGAATCAAAGCTTGCAGCTGTCAACAGGAGAATTTGTTTCTTGGAGAACAAGAATGTTGCTGATTAG